Proteins encoded in a region of the Raphanus sativus cultivar WK10039 chromosome 8, ASM80110v3, whole genome shotgun sequence genome:
- the LOC108821324 gene encoding auxin-responsive protein SAUR64-like has product MMNPKKLMKMAKKWQQRAALSRKRISFQRSSSTNTSSAVEKGCFVVYTADTARFAFPLSYLSNSVFQEILKISEEEFGLPTSGPITLPFDSVFLEYLIKLIERRIDVDTERALLMSMSSARCSLPCSLQQQQEHLFVC; this is encoded by the coding sequence ATGATGAACCCAAAGAAGCTCATGAAGATGGCCAAGAAATGGCAACAGAGAGCAGCCTTAAGCAGGAAAAGAATCTCGTTTCAGAGATCAAGTAGTACTAACACCTCAAGTGCTGTCGAGAAGGGTTGTTTTGTGGTTTACACAGCGGATACAGCACGCTTTGCTTTTCCCTTAAGTTATCTGAGCAACTCTGTTTTCCAAGAGATCTTAAAGATATCTGAAGAAGAATTTGGCCTCCCAACCAGTGGACCAATCACCTTGCCGTTTGATTCGGTGTTCTTGGAGTATCTAATCAAATTGATTGAACGAAGAATAGATGTAGATACAGAAAGGGCTCTGTTAATGTCCATGTCTAGTGCTAGATGTTCTTTACCATGCTctttacaacaacaacaagaacattTGTTTGTATGTTAG
- the LOC108822641 gene encoding probable methyltransferase PMT24 — translation MAMGKYSRVDGKKSSSSYGLTITIVLIVSLSMVGAWMFMSSWSAPTETLHFSSSQTTTKDVETTTISKTEFTDEETEVVTESNEEKTEERKEFDDKNGEKDTESESEKDKTQPEENKMEENAGESEDNTEKSKAEITKESSTGSGAWSTQLVESQNEKKSQVSSSSYSSSFSSIKWKLCNVTAGPDYIPCLDNLQAIRKLHSTKHYEHRERHCPEEAPRCLVPLPEGYKRSIKWPKSREKIWYNNIPHTKLAQVKGHQNWVKMSGEYLTFPGGGTQFKNGALHYIDFLQESYPDIAWGNRTRVILDVGCGVASFGGYLFDRDVLALSFAPKDEHEAQVQFALERGIPAMSNVMGTKRLPFPGSVFDLIHCARCRVPWHIEGGKLLLELNRALRPGGFFVWSATPVYRKTEEDVGIWKAMSKLTKAICWKLMTIKKDELNEVGAAIYQKPMTNECYNKRSQDEPPLCKDSDDQNAAWNVPLEACMHKVTEDSSKRGAVWPEKWPERVETAPQWLGESQEGVYGKPANEDFTADHERWKSIVSKSYLNGMGIDWSYVRNVMDMRAVYGGFAAALKDLKLWVMNVVPIDSADTLPIIYERGLFGIYHDWCESFSTYPRTYDLLHADHLFSTLKKRCSLVSVMAEVDRILRPQGTFIVRDDSKTIGEIEKMVKSMKWDVTVTHSKDGEGLLSVQKSWWRPTEVKTITSAIA, via the exons ATGGCAATGGGGAAATATTCTCGTGTAGACGGGAAGAAGTCATCATCGAGCTATGGCTtaaccattaccatagttttgATCGTTTCTCTCTCTATGGTTGGAGCTTGGATGTTCATGTCTTCATGGTCTGCCCCAACTGAGACTCTTCACTTCTCTTCAAGCCAGACTACTACAAAAGATGTCGAAACTACTACTATTAGTAAGACTGAATTCACAGATGAAGAAACTGAGGTTGTGACAGAGAGCAACGAAGAGAAAACTGAGGAAAGAAAAGAGTTTGATGACAAAAATGGTGAGAAAGACACAGAGTCAGAAAGTGAGAAAGACAAGACACAACCGGAAGAGAACAAAATGGAAGAGAATGCTGGTGAGTCTGAAGACAACACCGAGAAGAGCAAGGCTGAGATAACGAAGGAGTCCAGCACTGGAAGTGGGGCTTGGTCTACTCAACTAGTCGAATCGCAGAACGAGAAGAAATCACAAGTGTCCTCCTCCTCTtactcctcctccttctcctccatCAAATGGAAACTCTGCAACGTCACAGCTGGACCAGACTACATCCCTTGCCTCGACAACTTACAAGCCATCAGAAAGCTTCACTCCACAAAGCATTACGAACACCGTGAGAGGCATTGTCCCGAGGAAGCTCCACGCTGCCTTGTCCCTCTTCCCGAAGGGTACAAACGTTCCATCAAGTGGCCTAAGAGCAGAGAAAAGATCTGGTACAACAACATTCCTCACACCAAGCTTGCACAAGTCAAAGGACATCAGAACTGGGTGAAGATGAGTGGCGAATACTTAACGTTCCCTGGTGGTGGTACTCAGTTCAAGAACGGTGCTCTTCACTATATCGATTTCCTCCAAGAG TCGTATCCTGATATTGCTTGGGGAAACAGAACGCGTGTGATACTGGACGTTGGGTGTGGAGTTGCCAGCTTCGGTGGATATCTTTTCGACAGAGACGTGCTTGCTTTGTCGTTTGCACCTAAAGATGAACACGAGGCGCAGGTGCAGTTTGCTTTGGAACGTGGTATCCCTGCAATGTCAAATGTTATGGGGACCAAGAGATTGCCTTTCCCAGGATCTGTTTTCGACCTTATCCATTGTGCTCGCTGTAGAGTCCCTTGGCATATCGAAG GTGGTAAACTACTTTTAGAACTGAACCGTGCGTTGAGGCCTGGTGGGTTCTTTGTCTGGTCGGCGACTCCGGTTTACAGGAAGACAGAAGAAGACGTTGGCATATGGAAAG ctaTGTCGAAGTTAACAAAGGCGATATGCTGGAAGCTGATGACGATTAAGAAAGATGAGCTGAATGAAGTTGGTGCTGCTATTTACCAAAAGCCAATGACTAATGAATGCTATAACAAAAGATCTCAAGACGAGCCACCTCTATGCAAAGACTCTGATGATCAAAATGCCGCTTG GAATGTTCCACTCGAGGCGTGTATGCATAAGGTGACAGAAGATTCGTCAAAACGTGGAGCAGTTTGGCCTGAAAAGTGGCCGGAGAGAGTAGAGACTGCTCCTCAGTGGCTGGGAGAATCTCAGGAAGGTGTATATGGTAAACCTGCGAATGAAGATTTCACAGCGGATCATGAACGTTGGAAGAGTATTGTTTCGAAGTCATACTTAAACGGTATGGGAATCGATTGGTCTTATGTGAGGAATGTGATGGACATGAGAGCAGTTTATGGAGG TTTTGCTGCTGCGTTAAAGGATCTGAAACTGTGGGTGATGAATGTAGTTCCTATCGACTCAGCTGATACGCTACCTATTATATACGAGCGTGGTTTGTTTGGAATCTACCATGATTGGTGTGAATCATTCAGCACTTACCCCCGAACTTACGATCTTCTTCATGCTGATCATCTTTTCTCTACATTAAAGAAGAG GTGCAGCTTGGTTTCGGTAATGGCTGAAGTGGACCGGATACTTAGACCACAAGGAACTTTTATAGTAAGAGATGACAGTAAAACAATAGGAGAAATTGAGAAGATGGTGAAATCTATGAAATGGGATGTAACAGTGACACATTCGAAAGATGGAGAAGGATTGCTCTCGGTTCAGAAGTCATGGTGGCGTCCTACGGAGGTGAAGACCATTACATCTGCAATAGCCTGA
- the LOC108818794 gene encoding uncharacterized protein LOC108818794, with translation MSAIVCGSKRSLFEDLSAASSSSSSSSPPVSKKLRCFSSSSPPRFPPPPSSSSLLLNHLAAIFPDMDHQILERAIEECGDDIDSAIRCLNQLRLESTNKNSESSIQEEAKVEAPQQQQQGKEEVLNMDGAEWVDLFVREMMNASDMKDAKDRAARALEALEKSIKARAGGADAAAAAQSSSLQQENSMLRQQLEAIVQENSLLKRAVVTQQKRQRESEDQSQELQHLRQMVTQYQEQLRTLEVNNYALTLHLKQAQQNNGSIPGRFHPDVF, from the exons ATGTCTGCGATTGTTTGCGGTAGCAAGAGATCTCTGTTCGAGGATTTGTccgccgcttcttcttcttcttcttcttcctcgcctCCCGTCTCCAAGAAACTCCGTTgcttttcttcctcttctccccCTCGTTTCCCTcctcctccctcctcctcctcgctCCTCCTCAATCACCTCGCCGCGATTTTCCCCGATATGGATCATCAG ATTCTTGAGAGGGCAATTGAGGAATGTGGAGATGATATCGATTCTGCTATTAGATGTTTGAATCAGCTTCGTTTAGAATCAACCAATAAGAACTCAGAATCATCTATCCAGGAGGAAGCAAAAGTTGAAGCTcctcagcagcagcagcaaggGAAGGAGGAAGTCTTGAACATGGATGGCGCTGAGTGGGTTGACCTCTTCGTCAGGGAGATGATGAATGCTTCAGACATGAAAGACGCGAAAGACCGTGCTGCGAGAGCGTTAGAAGCTTTGGAGAAGTCAATCAAGGCACGTGCTGGTGGTGCCGACGCAGCGGCGGCGGCGCAGAGCAGTAGTCTCCAGCAGGAGAACTCGATGCTGAGGCAGCAGTTGGAAGCTATCGTCCAGGAGAACAGTTTACTGAAACGAGCGGTGGTGACGCAGCAGAAGCGGCAGAGAGAGAGCGAAGATCAGAGCCAGGAGCTGCAGCATCTGAGGCAGATGGTCACTCAGTACCAGGAGCAGCTGAGGACTCTTGAGGTCAATAACTATGCTCTCACGCTTCATCTGAAACAAGCGCAGCAGAACAACGGGTCAATCCCGGGACGGTTTCATCCTGACGTGTTCTAA
- the LOC130498583 gene encoding homeobox-leucine zipper protein HDG11-like yields the protein MRADNSALKAENDKIRCENIAIREALKHAICPNCGGPPVSEDPFLDEQKLRMENAHLREKLERMSTVASKYMGRPISSDISTLHPMHISSLDLSMTSLTGPSLDFDLLLGSSMSSNFSTSDMDKPIMNDIALTAMQELLRLVHTNKPLSNRADGCRDVLNLGSYENVFPSSSNRGKNHNHRIKASRSYAMRISIDTKKSF from the exons ATGAGAGCAGATAACAGTGCACTAAAAGCAGAGAACGATAAGATTAGATGCGAGAACATTGCCATCAGAGAAGCTCTCAAGCATGCTATATGCCCAAACTGTGGTGGTCCTCCTGTTAGTGAAGATCCTTTTTTAGATGAGCAAAAGCTTCGCATGGAAAACGCACATCTCAGAGAaaag CTTGAAAGAATGTCCACGGTTGCATCAAAGTACATGGGAAGACCAATCTCTTCTGACATCTCAACGCTACATCCAATGCACATCTCCTCGTTGGATCTGTCAATGACTAGCTTAACTGGTCCTTCACTGGATTTCGATCTTCTTCTAGGAAGCTCTATGTCTAGTAACTTTTCTACATCGGACATGGATAAGCCTATTATGAACGACATTGCTTTGACTGCTATGCAAGAATTACTCAGGCTTGTTCACACAAACAAGCCTCTGTCGAACAGAGCAGATGGGTGCAGAGACGTTCTCAATCTTGGAAGCTATGAGAATGTTTTCCCAAGTTCAAGTAACCGAGGGAAGAACCATAACCATAGAATCAAGGCGTCTAGGTCTTATGCTATGAGAATTTCAATTGATACCAAAAAGAGTTTTTGA